TTTCATCAAGTCCCTGCGCCATCAGCATCTGCTTTATCTGTGCATTAAAAGAAACATCAAATTCTGACTGGAACTCTGCATCAAATTTTTCCTTAAATTCTGTTTCAAACTTCTCATCAAATTCTTTTTTGAACTTTTCTTCAAATTCACTATCGAACTTTTTATCCAGCTTCTTTTTTGCCTCATCAATGTAATACTGTCTGACATCTGCTTTATCGCCTGTCTTAATTGCATCAAGCAGTGTTTCGTCTGCTTTCTTTTTTAATTCAAAGTGTCCGTCTTCCAGCTTGTATCTGCCAACACCCTCATCAGCCGCTGTCATCATGCTCTCGTTTGCAACATACATGCCGGACACAAAGCCGATCATCAGAATCAGGAACAGACTTACCACAAGATACTTTTTCCAGTCTCCTGTCAGTTCCCTCGGTATTCGTCTGATAAGCGGATTTTTGATTTTTTTCTTTTTCATACTAATCTCCATTCTTGCGCTGTTTTTAAGCGCATCACAAGTTTGTACGCCAATACAGCTTCCTACCACTCCAGATCTGCCGCTGAAATTTTATGTTCATTGATATCGTTATGACGCACTGCCCCGTCACGGAGTTTGATGACATGGTCTGCCATATGCCGGATTGCCTCGTTATGTGTAACCATGATAACTGTATTACCATATTTGACATTGACATCCTCAATCAGCTTTAATATTTCCTTGGAAGTGTTGTAGTCAAGTGCTCCGGTCGGCTCATCACAGAGCAGGATATCCGGATTTTTCACAATGGCACGCCCGATGGAAACCCTCTGCTGCTGGCCGCCGGAAAGCTGGTTCGGCAGTTTATGCCTGTGTTCATAAAGTCCCAGCGTATGTAACAGATCGTCAATATCGAGCGGACTGTCTGATAAATATGCACCAACCTCAATATTTTCCTTGACATTTAAATTTGCGATCAGGTTATACATCTGAAATACATAACCTAAATGTTTTCTGCGGTACTGTGTCAGCTTCTTCTCTCCGAGTTCTTCTAACTTATCGCCGTTGATGGAAATATAACCGGAGTCCGCACTATCGATTCCACCGATAATATTGAGAAGCGTCGACTTTCCGGAACCGGATGGTCCAAGCAGCACACAAAATTCTCCTTTTGCCACGGAAAAATTCATTCCCCGAAGTACTTCCTGTCGGGTCTCCCCGCTTCCAAACCCTTTTTTCAGATCAACAATTTCCAAAAATTTTCTTTCTTCTTCTGACATATGCTCCCCTTTCCCATTACAGAATTGTTCTTATATCCTTATCTATTCTGAATGGTTTTAAAGTCTTTTCTTACTTTTGTTAGTGTTATCTAACTTTTGTTTGTATTATATCACAGCTTTTCCAGATTACAAGCAAAAAGACGATTCCTTTTGTCAGAATCGTCTTTTTGCCTTATAATGTATGTTTATTGCTTGTTTGACTGTAAATATTGTTCTATTTTCGCAGCAGTTTTATGATCTTCCCCTCATACACCACCGTCACCACAGCAATCAGCGCCACCGTCACCAGACTGTATCCCTTATTGATCTGCACTCCGGCGACATCACAGATACTGGTAAATAAAAGACTGAGCACGAAGATCAGCTTGACCGCACGCACCATATGGATCGTATATTTTCTTATTTTTCCAC
The Roseburia rectibacter DNA segment above includes these coding regions:
- a CDS encoding ABC transporter ATP-binding protein: MSEEERKFLEIVDLKKGFGSGETRQEVLRGMNFSVAKGEFCVLLGPSGSGKSTLLNIIGGIDSADSGYISINGDKLEELGEKKLTQYRRKHLGYVFQMYNLIANLNVKENIEVGAYLSDSPLDIDDLLHTLGLYEHRHKLPNQLSGGQQQRVSIGRAIVKNPDILLCDEPTGALDYNTSKEILKLIEDVNVKYGNTVIMVTHNEAIRHMADHVIKLRDGAVRHNDINEHKISAADLEW